In Serratia marcescens subsp. marcescens ATCC 13880, a single genomic region encodes these proteins:
- a CDS encoding IMPACT family protein: MRPYPIPVEATRFTEEIKKSRFITLLAPTSGVEAAKAFIQQVRDEHPAARHHCWAFVAGSPDDSQQLGFSDDGEPSGTAGKPILAQLMGSGIGEVTAVVVRYYGGVKLGTGGLVKAYGNGVQQALKQLVLVEKVPEAEYILQCDYAQLALVENLLQQTAGRILQGEYGAAVVLHLALPATEVELFGNKLRDLSRGNLQLTPISQ, encoded by the coding sequence ATGCGGCCGTACCCGATACCGGTGGAAGCAACCCGCTTTACCGAAGAAATAAAGAAGAGCCGTTTTATCACCCTGCTGGCGCCAACCAGCGGGGTAGAAGCGGCAAAGGCGTTTATTCAGCAGGTGCGGGATGAGCACCCGGCGGCGCGGCACCATTGTTGGGCCTTCGTCGCCGGCAGCCCCGATGACTCACAGCAGCTGGGGTTCTCCGACGATGGAGAACCGTCGGGCACCGCTGGCAAACCGATCCTCGCGCAGCTGATGGGCAGCGGTATCGGCGAAGTGACCGCCGTGGTCGTTCGTTACTATGGCGGCGTCAAGTTGGGCACCGGCGGGCTGGTGAAAGCCTATGGCAACGGTGTTCAACAGGCGTTGAAGCAGCTGGTGTTGGTAGAAAAGGTGCCGGAAGCCGAATATATCTTGCAGTGCGACTATGCGCAGTTGGCGCTGGTGGAGAACTTGCTGCAGCAAACCGCAGGTCGGATCCTGCAGGGCGAATACGGCGCCGCCGTCGTGCTGCATTTGGCGTTGCCGGCCACCGAGGTCGAGCTGTTTGGGAATAAATTGCGTGATCTCAGTCGCGGTAATTTGCAATTAACCCCCATTTCGCAATAA
- the trkH gene encoding Trk system potassium transporter TrkH, which yields MHFRAITRIVGLLVILFSGTMFIPGLVALIYRDGAGRAFSQTFFVALTIGLMLWWPNRKQKHELKPREGFLIVVLFWTVLGSVGALPFLFSERPNLSLTDAFFESFSGLTTTGATTLVGLDSLPKAILFYRQMLQWMGGMGIIVLAVAILPILGVGGMQLYRAEMPGPLKDNKMRPRIAETAKTLWLIYVLLTVACALALWGAGMSVFDAIGHSFSTIAIGGFSTHDASIGYYASPTINTIIAVFLLISGCNYGLHFALLSGRSLKVYGRDPEFRMFIFVQLTLVVVCTLVLWGHGVYKSGMETLNQAFFQVVSMATTAGFTTDSIAKWPLFLPMLLLCSAFIGGCAGSTGGGLKVIRILLLYLQGSRELKRLVHPNAVYTIKLGNRALPERILEAVWGFFSAYALVFIVSMLAIIATGVDDFSAFAAVTATLNNLGPGLGVVADNFTTMPAAAKWILVVTMLFGRLEVFTLLVLFTPTFWRE from the coding sequence ATGCATTTTCGCGCCATAACCCGTATCGTTGGTCTGCTGGTCATCCTGTTCTCCGGGACGATGTTTATTCCCGGCCTGGTGGCATTGATTTATCGCGATGGGGCGGGGCGCGCGTTCAGCCAAACGTTCTTCGTGGCGCTGACCATCGGGCTGATGCTGTGGTGGCCGAACCGCAAGCAAAAACACGAGCTGAAGCCGCGTGAAGGCTTCCTGATCGTCGTGCTGTTCTGGACCGTGCTGGGCAGCGTGGGGGCATTGCCGTTCCTGTTTTCGGAACGGCCCAATTTGTCGCTGACCGACGCCTTCTTTGAATCCTTCTCGGGATTGACGACCACCGGTGCGACGACGCTGGTGGGGTTGGACTCGCTGCCGAAGGCTATTCTTTTCTATCGCCAAATGCTGCAATGGATGGGCGGCATGGGGATCATCGTGTTGGCGGTGGCGATACTGCCGATACTCGGCGTCGGTGGCATGCAGCTGTATCGGGCGGAAATGCCCGGGCCGCTGAAAGATAACAAGATGCGTCCACGCATAGCCGAAACCGCCAAAACCCTGTGGCTAATCTATGTGTTGCTGACCGTCGCCTGTGCGCTGGCGCTCTGGGGGGCTGGGATGTCGGTGTTCGATGCCATCGGCCACAGTTTCTCGACCATCGCCATCGGCGGTTTTTCTACCCACGACGCCAGTATCGGTTATTACGCCAGCCCGACCATCAACACCATCATCGCCGTGTTCCTGCTGATTTCCGGCTGTAACTACGGCCTGCACTTCGCTTTGCTGAGCGGCCGCAGCCTGAAGGTGTATGGGCGCGATCCTGAATTCCGCATGTTTATCTTCGTTCAGTTGACGCTGGTGGTGGTGTGTACGTTGGTGCTCTGGGGACATGGCGTCTATAAGAGCGGTATGGAAACGCTCAATCAGGCGTTCTTCCAGGTGGTATCGATGGCGACCACGGCTGGTTTTACGACCGACAGTATCGCCAAGTGGCCGCTGTTCCTGCCGATGTTGTTGCTGTGCTCAGCGTTCATCGGCGGTTGTGCCGGCTCGACCGGCGGCGGCCTGAAGGTGATCCGTATCCTGCTTCTGTACCTGCAGGGCTCGCGAGAGTTGAAAAGGCTGGTGCACCCCAACGCGGTCTATACCATCAAATTGGGCAATCGCGCACTGCCGGAACGTATTCTGGAAGCGGTGTGGGGATTCTTCTCCGCCTATGCGCTGGTGTTTATCGTCAGCATGCTGGCGATCATTGCCACCGGCGTTGACGATTTTTCCGCGTTCGCCGCAGTGACGGCAACACTCAATAACCTTGGCCCCGGCCTGGGCGTGGTGGCGGATAACTTCACCACGATGCCGGCGGCGGCCAAGTGGATCCTGGTGGTGACGATGCTGTTCGGACGCCTGGAAGTGTTTACATTGCTGGTGCTGTTCACGCCAACTTTTTGGCGTGAGTAA
- the hemG gene encoding menaquinone-dependent protoporphyrinogen IX dehydrogenase: protein MKALILYSSRDGQTRAIASYIASKLQDTQRCEVIDLLQAEQVDLSQYQQVMIGASIRYGHFNPALDKFVKRHAEQLNRMPSAFFAVNLTARKPEKRSPQTNAYTRKFLLASPWQPKQCAVFAGALRYPRYRWFDRIMIQFIMRMTGGETDTSKEVEYTDWQQVDRFAQEFSQIQYEK, encoded by the coding sequence ATGAAGGCATTGATACTTTATTCGAGCCGTGACGGGCAAACACGTGCTATCGCTTCTTATATAGCAAGCAAGCTGCAGGACACACAGCGATGTGAGGTGATCGATCTGCTGCAGGCGGAACAGGTCGACCTTAGTCAGTACCAGCAGGTGATGATCGGCGCTTCTATCCGTTACGGGCACTTTAACCCGGCGCTGGATAAATTCGTCAAACGTCATGCCGAACAACTGAATCGAATGCCGAGCGCGTTCTTTGCCGTGAACCTGACCGCGCGTAAACCGGAAAAGCGCTCGCCGCAAACCAACGCTTATACCCGCAAGTTCCTGCTGGCCTCGCCGTGGCAGCCAAAACAGTGTGCGGTGTTTGCCGGCGCATTGCGTTATCCGCGCTATCGCTGGTTCGACCGCATCATGATTCAATTTATTATGCGTATGACGGGCGGTGAAACGGATACCAGTAAGGAAGTGGAGTACACCGATTGGCAGCAGGTCGATCGTTTCGCCCAGGAATTTAGCCAGATCCAGTACGAAAAGTGA